The Herbiconiux sp. SALV-R1 nucleotide sequence GGCCCGGCACCCCGGAAGACGTCGCGGGGATGATGGTGTACCTGGCGTCTGACGAGGCGGCGTTCACGACCGGCAGCACGTACTTCATCGACGGGGGCATGAGCACGCTCTGAGGGGCGCGCGGGCGGGGCGGGGCGGGGCGCGGCGCGCGGCGACCGCCCGCGGCTCGCTGCTCGCGGCCCGCTGCCGGCTCAGGCGGCGGTGGCGACGCGCCCGCGCGGCATGCGGAGCGCGAACAGCGACGCCGCCGCCATCAGCACCACGGCCGACCCGAACGCCGCCTCGAAGCCGAAGGCGTCGACGAGCAGGCCCGCCACGAGCGGGCCGGCGATGGCCCCCGCGTCGCCGAACGCCTCGAACACCGCGACGGGCTGGCCGCCGCGGGCACCCGCGGCATCGCCCACGGCGGCGGCGGGCGCGGTGCCCATGAAGGCGGCGGCGACGCCGTAGACGCACAGAAGCAGCACGAGCATCCAGAGTTCGGTCACGAAGGGGATGGCCACCATCACCACCGCGCCCACGGCGAAGGCCGCGACGATCGCGGGGCGACGGCCCACGGCGTCGACGAAGCGGCCGGCGGGCAGGAGTGCCAGCGTCTGGGCGACGGCCGCTATCGCGAAGGCGACGCCGGTCCACGCGGGTTCGCCGTGCAGCACCTCCACCACGAGCACCGGGATGAGCGCACTCCTCACCCCCATCGCCGCCCACCCCTGCGCGAGGTTCGACAGCAGGGCGGACTGGTAGCGGGCGTCGCCCAGCACCTCGCGGAAGGGGCGGAGCGGGATCGTGCCCACCGCATCCGCCGTCCGGTCGTGGCGGCGCAGCAGCGCGAGTCCGACGGCACCGGCGACGACGAGGGTGCCGGCGTAGAAGAAGAAGGGGGCGTGCAGCGAGATGCCCGAGAGCAGACCGCCCACCGCCGGGCCCGCCATGCCCCCGATGAGGAACCCGCCCTGATAGAAGCCGACCGCGCGACCACGCGTGCCGGGGTCTGACGAGGCGAGGAGGAGGGTCATCGCGGCAACGGTGAACATGGCCGAGCCGATGCCGCCCGCTCCACGCAGGAGCAGCACCTGCAGGTACGAGTCGGCGAGGCCGACCAGCGCGCTCGAGACGGCGACGATGCCGATGCCCACCGCGAGAACGACGCGTTCGCCGGCGACGTCGAGCAGCTTGCCCACGAACGGGTTGGCGATGAGCCGCATCACGGCGAACGCCGACACCACGGCGCCCACCTCGAGGTAGCCCACTCCGAAGCTCCGCACGTAGACGGGCAGCACGGGGATGACCACGCCGAAGCCGAGCATCACGAAGAACGCGACGACCCCCAGTACCACGACGTCGCGGGGCAGAGCGGGCGCCCCGCCCCAGAGGAGGCGGCGCAGGCGGTCGGATGCTCGGGTCACCGAACAAGCGTAGGAGACGCGGGCGGGGCGACGCGCCGGGAGACACAGAAGGAGGCGCGTGCGGCGGGTTTCGGGGAAAACCCAGGGTGTTGCCGCACGCGCCTCGGCGGCATATGGGGGTTGCCGCCGACGATCCACGGTCGGGGTCTCCGTGATCGCCAGGTCTGTGTTCGTGAGTGACACTACTAGCGGGCGGCGGCCCGATCGAGTGCCTCCCAGGGAGCGCATGCAGCGCTCCTCCGCCTGTGCCGTGATGTGGAATTGCTGCTCGTGACCAGGCCTTTTGTCGCGCACCGCGCATCCGTCGGCCCGGGATCTTGAGCCGGGCCTGAGCCGTTCTTGATGGAAACCTCAGGCAATCCTGCGCCAACGTCGAGCGGCGGTGCCGGCCGGGCCCGCGTCGGGCCTACCCTCGAAGAGTGCCCGACTCCTCCACAGCGCTCCGCAGACTCGGCTTCCTCACCATCGGACTGTTCGATCCGGCCGACCCTGCCGCCGGCCACGAGACCACTCTCGAGATCATCGAGCACGGCGAGCGCCTCGGGTTCGACAGTGCGTGGGTGCGTCAGCGGCACCTCCAGTACGGTATCTCGTCGCCGACCGCTGTGCTCGCCGCGGCCACGCAGCGCACCAGCCGCATCGAGCTGGGCACGGCGGTGGTGCCGATCGGCGCCGAGAACCCGTTCCGGCTGGCCGAAGACTTCGGCACGGTCGACGTGCTCTCGCGCGGTCGCCTCAACCCGGGTTTCTCGGCCGGCGTGCCGATGAACTTCGACAGCTACCGCGACGCGATCTATCCCACCACCGCCGAGCACGAAGACTTCGACTACAGCAGGCTGCTGCGCTTCCGCGACCTCGTGCGCGGTGACGTCGCGAGCGACTTCGAGGGCCGGCAGGGCATCGAGGTGTTCGCGAACACGGTGCAGCCGCACGCCGCCGGGCTCGCCGAGCGCCTCTGGTACGGCGGGGGCAGCACCCGGTCGGCGGTGTGGGCGGGCAAGAACGGCTTCCACCTGCTCACCTCGAGCGTGGTGCAGGGCGAGCTCGGCGACGACTTCGCCGAGAACCAGCTCGCGCAGGTGCGCGCCTACCGGGCGGCCGGGGGTGCGCGGGTGTCGCAGGGGCTCGTGGTCATCCCCACCGACTCGGCGACGCCGGCGCAGCGCGCGCGGTACGAAGAGTACGTCGCGAGCCGGTCGGCGCGGGTGGGGGTGCCGCACGGCCCGAAGCGGATGCTGTTCGCCCGCGACCTCGTCGGCACCTCCGCCGAGATCGCCGACACGCTGCACGCCGATCCGGCGTTCCGCGAGATCGACGAGGTCGCATTCGCGCTGCCGTTCTCGTTCGAGCACGACGACTACCTGCAACTGCTCGGCGACATCGCCGGGCGCCTCGGGCCCGAGCTGGGGTGGCGGCCGGCCGCCGCCCACTGACGGGGCGCCGCTGCACGTTCTTACGGACAAAGTCCGTGAAGACTGCAGTTGTCACGGACTTTGTCCGTAAGAACGTGGTGGGCTGGGCTCAGCGCTCTCCGGTGCGGTTCTCGCCGACGGCTCGGATGCTGCGGAGGTCGTCGGCGAGCTCCGACTCCGGTGTCGGGGCTGTCGTCTCGTGCTCGTCGTCGTGCGCGGTCGTCAGCGAGGTCTTCGACGGGTCGACAGCATCCGTCTCGTGGGGGTGGCTCATGCGCCGCGGCCCGTCTTCTGCTGCAGACGATCGATGTGCTCGGAGGCCTCGGCCTTGGTGAGGTCGGCCGGCAGCTCCTCCCCCGCCTCACGGGCCAGGGTGTCGAGGTAGCTCTTCTGCGGGCCGGTCATCGGCTCGTCGCCCGTCACCCACTCGCTCGGGTCTTTGCTGGCCGGCTCGGCAGGATCGGGCCGCTCGCCACCCAGCGTCTCCTGCTGCGGCTCGTCGGCCTCGGCACCCTCGCCCGGCGCGG carries:
- a CDS encoding MFS transporter; translation: MTRASDRLRRLLWGGAPALPRDVVVLGVVAFFVMLGFGVVIPVLPVYVRSFGVGYLEVGAVVSAFAVMRLIANPFVGKLLDVAGERVVLAVGIGIVAVSSALVGLADSYLQVLLLRGAGGIGSAMFTVAAMTLLLASSDPGTRGRAVGFYQGGFLIGGMAGPAVGGLLSGISLHAPFFFYAGTLVVAGAVGLALLRRHDRTADAVGTIPLRPFREVLGDARYQSALLSNLAQGWAAMGVRSALIPVLVVEVLHGEPAWTGVAFAIAAVAQTLALLPAGRFVDAVGRRPAIVAAFAVGAVVMVAIPFVTELWMLVLLLCVYGVAAAFMGTAPAAAVGDAAGARGGQPVAVFEAFGDAGAIAGPLVAGLLVDAFGFEAAFGSAVVLMAAASLFALRMPRGRVATAA
- a CDS encoding LLM class flavin-dependent oxidoreductase, which encodes MPDSSTALRRLGFLTIGLFDPADPAAGHETTLEIIEHGERLGFDSAWVRQRHLQYGISSPTAVLAAATQRTSRIELGTAVVPIGAENPFRLAEDFGTVDVLSRGRLNPGFSAGVPMNFDSYRDAIYPTTAEHEDFDYSRLLRFRDLVRGDVASDFEGRQGIEVFANTVQPHAAGLAERLWYGGGSTRSAVWAGKNGFHLLTSSVVQGELGDDFAENQLAQVRAYRAAGGARVSQGLVVIPTDSATPAQRARYEEYVASRSARVGVPHGPKRMLFARDLVGTSAEIADTLHADPAFREIDEVAFALPFSFEHDDYLQLLGDIAGRLGPELGWRPAAAH
- a CDS encoding DUF3072 domain-containing protein, with the translated sequence MGGERPDPAEPASKDPSEWVTGDEPMTGPQKSYLDTLAREAGEELPADLTKAEASEHIDRLQQKTGRGA